The Culex pipiens pallens isolate TS chromosome 2, TS_CPP_V2, whole genome shotgun sequence DNA window GTAAAGTCTAGTCGTCACTTTGGTTTCGAAATTCCTAACGCTGTGATCTACAATTGAGAAATATTCCATAACGCTTCACTACTTTTTGAGTTTTTCTGGAAGAAACGTCAATTTCCGCTAAAATGAGTATTAGTTAACAAATACTTGACTTGTATAGAAATACATTCGCTGATGGAGATCATACTACAaagacacactcacacacagacACTCACACGTATATCGAATAAGGAAGCACTTCCTTCCGGGGGCCTAGATTCTGAACCGTTGCCTAGTGTTGAGACTAAGCTGGTTCACCATGGGCTAGAACTCCGTAATGATATCCTCTTCTTCGTGTCGCCGGATGGGATCTCCCTTGAGCATGGCAATGATCATACTAAAATTGAGATCGAACTATAAATTAAAACCCCCAAGTTTATCATCCTTCAACCTACCAGTAcaagtacacgaaaaagatGATCATGTAGAACCCGAGCCCGATCATCGTGTCCCTCAGGTGCCTCTTCACCATGCCCCGGTTGTGGATCTCGGCCGGATCGTAAATGCCCAAATTCCCAGTCGGCACCTTTATCAGATCGTACAGCAGCCAGCCCACCATCGGTGCATTCGCGATGAACAGAATCCAGCTTCCGTTGAGCAGCAGCACGAATGCCAGGAAGCAGTGGGCGGACAGCTTCGGAACGACCCAAAAGTTCAGCTTCGAGCAGCACTGCTGGGCGTTCAGATAGTCACACTCCAGGTCGGACAGGATAATCACCTAAAGATTCGCTAGTTAAGGAAAATGTATGCAAATCAAAAAGCATcgcaacaaaataaaatcaggTCGACAAATCGATTTCCCCATTCCAAAAGGATACAAAGTAGATCAGCAGGAACAGGATGGCACCGGTGATGAGCATCGCAATCGCGAACACGAGCGTTTCCGGAAGCATTTTTAAGGTTTGATACGAATATTACACACGAAATTGTTTACACCAGAGAATGAAACGCGTTAAACTTCAGGAACTACACATTTATGCCATTTTTCGCTTGCGCCGAGTACCAAAAATAGGTATTTGTTATTGTATTGCTGCCGGGGTGGTGGATTGACGGACCAACTTGGAGGGTTTGATGGTGTGCGTGAAATGCTACAAACAGTATAAAAACAGGGGAGTGGACATGGGCATGGGTTATGCTGTTAAGAGCACAGAGCTGTTTACTGAatgcgggaaatttgaaatgatcgttataaaaaatgcaaattgaatgTCTAAAACTACAATCATTATCAAGCATAGTAATAACGAGGATGGGAATGTctggaaaaaataaagattaatgACAATTGATTATTTCCTAACTTACTTCATACATTTCAATGCCTCATACATTCAagccttcaaaaactttgaaatttttaacggATCGTTTAAGCTTGTTTGGAAACTTGAATGATGGATTCatttgaatatgtttttttggaacatgaatGGATGAGAAACatataaaaagaaataaaaaaaacatagagcACGACACTATTACACACGACACGAATTATCATgttttccatgaaaaaaatacttaaaaaaaatattttccgtttAACCACCATCTTATtactttttattgaaatcaaTATGAcacatcaaaaaagcaaaattatttttggatttcCCATTCTCcaattaaagcattttgtgtttaaaataattttccacttgttcaaattatttatgctagaatttaattatttcaagcAAGTTACACTCATAAATGTTTATACCAATATCAGAAACTGATAAATATTAAACCACCTGTCAAAATAAACAATATGTTTACGGTTGTAAgatcaacaacaaaacaactaCAAAACTTTACCGATATcggttagaaaattttaaaacttttaaaaaaatctataattttgctttgttgttttataacccgagcagacggaaataacttgggaataacattttttgatatttgaaaatactaagccaataacatgttatgttatttataacaagatttgttattcgtcattatgatttttttgttattggattgttgttgtaataacagactaataacatttttagttattcttctaACAAAActtagttattattttttgttattttaacaactaatccgaaaatgttattccaaagttgttttgactttcaaccaatatcagaccaataaaaaaatttgttatgataacataaactgttattgaacccttatgcaaaaattgatttttcaagaaggttattttaacagtatttgttattgaaatggcatgaattttgttattaccgtctgcccgggaaactAATTTTGCAGGTATATTATTACAAATAATTACATTCAAGTAAAATATAAAAGTGAagccgttgaaaatatttttcaaagttctatAACtaatccgaaaaatcagggctgtggagtcggagtcggagtcggagccggagtcggtggagtcgggtctttttggggacctggagtcggagtcggagtcggagtcggagtcgtcaaaactcgaacagctggagtcggagtcggagccggagtcggctaaattttaagagctggagtcggagtcggagtcggagccgaagatttctgataacccggagtcggagtcggagtcggagttatcttaaattcaacaaaaaatatgttttttttttattgttcagtatttactATATAACAGCATAATTAACAAAActtcttatgtttttaattgttttttacgtCGCATGCAATGCGtcgccattttttcatttttttctgataaatcGATGCCATTATTgtgatttttattgtgattggaaagctttaattgtgttatttcactataatcacttaatgataacctcttacccaaatatgtagtatcataatttaaaaaaatataaaaaatattggttttgtagtcagacatatctaattgatttttactgcttccttttgcctatatttatgtgccctttcaattcaaatataACCAAATTTCATCATGAAAAAagaacacacacagtcatcttttaccccgatagagaatgtcttggaggttttaaattaaatcatttttaggaaaaaattacgaggtacataaaaagattgaaaatagtAATTACTGTTTTCggaaatcgaaaaagagtcactgaaagtttaacttttgtaacaaataaaataattaaaactaacaaaaaatatcaaaagaagttgcaactaattttgaaatcatcattgaatgttgatgttgatgttgattttaggtaaactatttgatatcgttgcaaatcatcgttgaacaaatctcaagacttcagtacaaaaatgaactaataaaaaatgtatagaagaaaatgtaggattttaatttatttttcaaatattattaaaaaaaacgaaattaaaatattatcaacccgtaagaattttctcatactgtatgtcccacgccaatatgacggaaggtgattatcattgcaaatcaatgtaccttaaaaaaatgaaatacttgtgacttagaaaatattttacttgtggatatttgttttttattatattttaagttttttcatatattttgatggaggcgcaagatcattcataaagctccgttttaggtgaagattcacgaagtatcgtgcgacTCCTTTGTAAtgtatattaatttttaaaattaaaataaattaaaaaattccagggtaaaatatttttcttttcacagatattttcaaaggacctcttaagcgtcctttccacgtaGAAATTGttcagatacattgatttgcaataataatctccttcagccatggcgtgatgtccatgaacgtttaaaaaaaaaatgtttcggttaatattgtcatttaaaaaacaaggtgcctgtcactgtgcttcttataaatgtcagcctgaaaaagagcaaattgaattttaatattcaaaagatcattaaggccaggtttcttttaattattcattcaaaaataacaatttaatatttaaatttattagctttgaatacattatttgcaagtttgaggttaagcaaataaatccaaatttacttacaaaactgttcttctcaaaatgcctctaaaactgaagatattttttgatttctgtttccataacgtataaaacttgtaacctagaaacttttttttcgttttgtgattcgaacttatttttcttgagaaaaacatgacgcttagagagtatttaaataatcttatttatcaatgttttaaaaataattaactaataatagttgactaacttttgaaacatttaaaaatatgtggagtcggagtcggagtcggagccaaccatttgttgaaagctggagtcggagtcggagtcggagtcggctagagttggtaggccggagtcggagtcggagtcggagccaaccatttgttgaaagccggagccggagtcggagtcggagtcggctagtctgagaaagctggagtcggagtcggagtcggagtcgtttgaaatatgacccgactccgcagccctgcgaaaaatttatttcaaaaaatctttcaggaagaaaatcgtcaatacttagatattttgtaaacttatgattgcaaagcCACTGGATAGGCGATAATGCGTTTTCAAATACCACTAAAACCGTGGCTTGTAATTTGAGTTTTCatgctttttaaacttttattatttGCTCCACCCCTCGACtttgacaaaaacatttttataccgAATTCGGTGAACGGCTTAGTAAaacagaagattttttttaaaaattgattgcatgatgaaaaataatgaaatttcgtATCCAATTTCGGTTAAATTTTACCGAAATCGGCAGTTTTTAGTTTACTGATCTTTCAGTAGTtataaaatcagtattttttaacTCGGTAAGTAGTCTAAGTTTGTGGACTTTTTGTTCTATAAGAGTCAAAAGAACCAAATATAGATCGtataatcaaaaaatgaaaaaaatcacattaaaaattaattcctCAAATAGTCTACTTAGATTTACCTTCAACGTATACAAATCGACTCAAAGTGCCCTTCAGAAGAAGAGCATTTCAAATTAACAAGCTTTAGCACACCAAAcccttttttaagtatttttttttgccgtaaATAGTGGTTTAcagcaatattttgaaaaaatatagtgtACTAAATGCGGTTAATTCAAAATGCTTTTCTTCTTTAGGGCGCTTACGTCACATAGTCAAATCACtgaaaattatcgattttacaGTTCAATTGCTATTATaaatcaatgcaaaaaatatatatatttgtttTACTGAAAAGAAGGTATCTTGACAATGAAGTGGAAAAAAACAATTAGGCTTacaaactttgtttaaaattttgtcgTCAAAGTCGAGAGCAGGGAAAAATAAgcaggaaaaataaaacaattttaaaatccatgaccaatttcaataatattaaagcaaaaagtatcacaacatGTTTTATACATTATTACAGTAATGCTACTTTCGAAAAttagcaaaatataaattaagaaaaattgtgatgtttttggccaatttccgaaaaatacagaaataaacgttataaaagggtaattctccgccaactcatacagcagttgccccgacctctcttcgatttgcgtgaaactttgtcctaaggggtaacttttgtccctgatcacgaatccgaggtccgttttttgatatctcgtgacggaggggtggtacgaccccttcaatttttgaacatgcgaaaaaagaggtgtttttcaataatttgcagcctgaaacggtgatgagatagaaatttggtgtcaaagggacttttatgtaattttttttttttttagtttatatttattcagattttcttttccatatACATTCattaagttaaaatattattgagtgtcaaatcacaatcgatgacttttcacctcaattttaaatactagcaactttcatttattcatgaaatattgtagctttcgctattcagtgatttcaaatgtaggaggtcctacatgtacaaaagtgaaaagggataccttaaaactaacttataaactatataaagagcggatcaatgcagctgaagactgcaatgatttttgtcgaaatgcatcaattatcttatttgacataacatccaaagtgtcaacttcggctaattgatgaagttcactcttttatgtaaaattagacgcccgatttgatggcgtactcagaattccgaaaaacgtatttttcatcgaaaaaaacactgaaaaagtttaaaaaattctcccattttccgttacttgactgtaaaaaaatttggaacatctcattttatgggaaatttaatgtacttttcgaatctacattgacccagcagggtcatttttttcatttagaacaaaatttttcattttaaaatttcgtgttttttctaactttgcagggttattttttagagtgtaacaatgttgtacaaagttgtagagcagacaattacaaaaattttgatatgtagacataaggggtttgcttataaacatcacgagttatcgcgatttcacgaaaaaaagttttgaaaaagttactttttgcgtgcTTATTGTAAGTTCAGAAAGAAGTTGCCTACTAGATGAAGGTATTGGTATTAGTGGCATAATTTTTGTAGTTGGTTTCATGAAAACTTTagacataaaataaaattgttcatgaattttaaaattgtttattttttataactttaacaGGTTGCCAATGGAAAATGAAGATTTCTTGGATCAACATGAATACATAAAATTATTGATGGAATCgtgcttttttaaacattttagaacaaaatatgataaaatatgATAGACCATTTTTTAGCAAAGCTTGTAGACCTTGGTCAACTAcagaagccggagtcggagtagtGAAAAATTTTAACGGGTTAGATATCTCACAACTGGAcaattgttcacagacaacttTTTTAAAGTCCTGGTACAATCGCGAACGCCAACCTAAAGTGTCAACTAGGTAACGGGGTTTGGAAATTTCcccaaaacaaaatgtttttgagTACTCATGCAAACATCCCACAAGACAGTTCAAACTTACAAACATTGGATTTCCCCCGACAAACACAAACCAACAAAGGACAGTTCGGATAAGTAAACACCTTACACCTCCCACTATGGACAATAACAATTGATTTAATATCAGACATTTACAATAGTTTAGATTCGAGAGAACAGATGAAAAAGGTAGGACGCGGACacgctcaacattcaaatggaCCAATAAGTCGGAAGAATGGACTAAAATGCGATTTGTTTGGGTAGTTTGCTGACACTTAACTGGTAACGATTTTTCTTTCTCTACTTCTGCGTTGTTGCGCTTGATAGTTTAGTGTGACTGAGTGTTTGATGGCTAAGTACATTTGCTTACTTCATCTCTACATATAGTTTGTATGAAATAATCTCGTTTAAAGTAACAaatgttagaatttttaaacgaaacataGATTCAGATGAACACAATTTTAAACATATACAAAATATGAAATCTCCTTATATTTAGTTAGTAATTTCCCACAAGTGGACGATTACACACGAAGATTACACCGTAGCCGACCGTACTTACAGATCCAGCAGCACCGGTTTGGTGTCCTTGGCACATTTTAGAATCGAGTGCATCAGCTTGACGAAGCCGGTGTCTTTGGGCTTTTCCAGTCCTCTCATCAGCCGATTCTTCATGACCGCCACAAACTCTCGGTTGCTGAGCTGTCCGTCCACTGTGAGATTTTGGTTAGGGGAGGGGGAAgaagaattgcaaaaattgaaaaaaaaaccaaagcgAAACTACTTGGCACTGCTGCCGAATACTCACTGTTCTCGTCGAAGATCGTAAACACAACGTCAATGACGTGATCGGTAAGCTCTACCAGTGCTACCGTCTTCGCCACATGTTTCAGCGTGGCCTGATCGATGGACGCCCCGGCAATGTGGTAGAAAGTTAGAGCAGTATCGACGTCGTTAATGTTGTTCAGAAAGTGGAAAAAGTTCAGATAGTCCTCCTTGGAAATGCCGGCGCCGTGGTCGCGGAACCTTTTTGcaatgatttagttttaaggaaaagcgagttgaaaaatgaagGGAATCGAAAAAATTACTATTCTAATAGCTATTCTACGCTGAGAAAAATATCTACCGTGAAAAGGAGCCCCTCAAGCGAAAATCTTACCTCTTCTTGACACGCTTGATCTTCTTAACCTTCTTCTTTTGCGTGTAGCCAGCGTAAGCAAGCAGCAGTTCGGCGAAGTCAGACTCGCTAATGTTACCGTTTTCGTCCGGATTCTTACGCATAAACTCCAACGTTAGGATCTCCCGCTGCAGCTGCTGCTGAAAGTCCAGAAACTTTTCGATCGTCaacttttcgtcatttttcgggCCAAAGAAGTACGTTGTCAGTGCCGAATTTACACCCTAcaattgaaatttgttaaatctaTCTCAAAATATTAACCGAAACAAACATACCTTGAAAGTATTGCCCGTGTTGGCGTGATCCCGGTGCCGGCTGCCGATGCTCGTCTGCTGGCGGATCAGGTTGGCCACCTTCTCAAACTCCTCGCTGTCCACGTCGCCGTCCCCGTTCAGGTCGAACATGCGGAACGCGATTTCAAAGTGGCGCCGGgatgctgcaaaaaaaaatacggagagaataaataatattttctaaaataatgattaaaagataaaaaaatgcctttgtttttcaaaatattcaagaaaATGTGGCAATTTTTCAAGTGATATTTCTCAGTTGGCGAAACTTTgtaattattattatcattGTTATTTATTCCCGTTTATTCCCGATCCCCGCTACCCGCTACTATATATCATATCTTGAATTTGGTAACATAAAATTACGATTGttgacttttttggaaatattttcaaaacaaaatgctGTTTGTTTTAACAAGtttgtagggcgtccaattttcccgggttttgaatttcccgggaaacggggaaaatatttttaaaatcccgggaattcccgggatcccgggaaatttttgcagcagtcaaaaaatctattttttcattatatttgttacgttTTTCTTGCTTAAATCATACAATTAGCTCAAAACTGTTAATGGTGATAAGCTACACTTTAAtctgaacaaggacagcagtctttagatagtttaaaacacattaaaaaaatgtgttctttgatgtgctttggaatttaattgaaccagaattttgaatatatttcttttatttttttagttatataatataactacaaaagcttatacaatttcaattaaagtgtctaaaacaacaagaaataaaattataccagacaatgtaacactttggataagtttggaattttatgttttatatttaaaaacatattttaaaaattatctttaagtcactaccaaCCAACTACCAACTGGggataatcgggactgcagtctgaataggtacaggagattttagagcaataaatttggaaatcggtgtacgaattgttttgatctgttcctgttgtaatcgaaatcaatcaaaacaatcagaacattattcaaaaacaaattagcttaaacagctgtctaaattcgttacttttgtcctaatttgctccagatgccggtttatgatgaatagctaaataatttttaaaatattatgctttttttcaagtttaaagtcataaatatacatgaatatacagcaattccccacgaaaacagcatgattcgaaaaaaaaagttctccgatcgggctcaaaatttttctgggggatccttggccgaaataattagacccgtatttttttgtttggccattagggtgacctacgccgtgttagagtggtttgaaaaatggcaaatttcgtcgattttcgcaaaaaccacatttttcaaaaaatcatatctccgcgccatttcatccgattttagctgtcctagacgcaaaagaaaggtgattagtttggctatttggaaaaaatagtatgaagtttcaaaaatctagcttaacatttgaaaaggtcgtatgaaaacataaaatgctgatttgaaggtctcgggaccaaagagcctatgtctgaaaatatttttatcggattcctcggaaaatttcacataatatatcagaaaatggtgaagttatgttttagatactctgagatacgattttttgaaaataaaaactggatttttcgacgcgccacgcgcaaaaaccggagaatgacgaaattggcaaaaaatcaattttttcactaaaactgcgataactttaaaattttagtgatgacctatacatgttagggtatcaaaattttcgtaattaaaagacgcaacttttggtaccataacatctataggtcatttgtcattcaaattttaaagttatcgcagttttagtgaaaacagtcgattttttcccgttttcgtcattttcccatttttgcgcgtggcgcgtcgaaaagtttttattttcaaaaaatcgtatctcggagtatagaaaacataacttcaccattttcaaatatattatgtgaaattttccgaggaatccgataaaaatattttcaggcataggctctttggtcccgaaaccttcaaaacagcattttaagttttcatacgaccttttcaaatgttcagctagatttttgaaatttcatactatttttcccaaatagccaaactaatcacctttcttttgcgtctaggacagcttaaatcggatgaaatggcgcggagatatgattttttgaaaaatgtggtttttgcgaaaatcgacgaaaattgccatttttcgaaccaccctaacacggcgtaggtcaccctaatggccaaacaaaaaaatacgggtctaattatttcggccaaggatcccccagaaaaattttgagcccgatcggagaacttttttttcgaatcatgctgttttcgtggggaattgctgtataataataagtctttttttaaataaataaaatttagtagaaaATATCTAAGGTGCAAAGCATTTTGCAATTTTCCCTGTCAAATTAATGCtgttatatgccgaatacaaattttaatgctttaaaatgcttatcgattactaatttccacaaccaaatctgaattcctagaccaaaatttgatatgttttcaatttcgggaattcccgggacaaaatatgaaaaatcccgggattcgggaattctcggttttggaaaaatcccgggatttttgtcccgggaattcccgggatggacgcactacaagTTTGCCAGCAAAGTTCCTCTTAACACTAAGGTTTAACCGGATTCCCttggatatttttgttttttttttctgaaagagctaacgatttcaaatttatctgcatcaataactcaaaagtgatgaaaattcaaatgggacatttatgaGAACAATGTTTATTCTCctttgttcaggaggtcatttgagcaacttttgttctacagaATCaaatgatttctcttgtttatgtttcttactttcttacttttttagtatttaaattttcagttattttgtttagtttatgtttgtttctgatagtattttaCTTATTCTGCCACCTTCCAAGAGTACCTTTtgcctttttagtttttttttattttaacagtcaCTTTAACCAGACATGAGAAAAGGTAAATGCGGATGAAGAGCGAATCGAGCTCAGTATCCTCTTACAAAGGCTTAGAGTAAgtgtaaaacaaatgaaaaatatgaaggaAGAAAGACaagcaaataaaatgaaaagataGTATGTCAACGCGGATGGATCGATGAAAAGAAGAACTCAGGAATAAGAAatagtcaatgcggatggaggaGAAATCGGACGAACTCCTCACAAATACATCAGTATAGaaaaatattgctccagctgtcaataaactgTGTAGTCTCTTCaagaagcatgctttgatttttcgttctataatttgatacttcccgctctcgacggtctcttcaatatcgacaacgagagagccCACTGTATTGACAATCAGAAATGTAACTAGACTTGTGTaagttgtttttaaatgcataatcctgaaaaagtgaaacataattaaatagaattgaaaacaaaaataatacctcaaaaatcGGAATCCGTTTGAAAGTCGgttaaaacaatattaaaaaaaaaatctttaatcagtatttttttcaaaagggtgGTAAAAATCAAGGTCCAAGAATTCAATCACATGTTAGAAACTGTTGCTTTTTGGTTTTGCAagactcaaaattaaaaaaaaatattggttttaaATAGAATGAAACACGGATTTTGAACCAATAATTTCAAGCATGATTTATTATccgaacaaacaaaaattatcgaaatatttGATGTAAAAGGACATTTCTATTGATTTTCCAAtagcattcaaaaaaaataaagtttgttaGTGTAAGGATAGTATTGCTTAATAGAGATAAAGTAAATATATAGTAAgaataaatatttattgaaaaaaggttttgttttctttaaggTTGtaatgatttagaaaaaaaaaaaaagttattttacaaTAAAGCACTGATTTTTCGAAATACacgtaattttcatttttcagcaTAAAATAAATTTCTACAATGTTATTCTTaatgaaatttagaaaagtgctttaaaaagaTTATATTCTGAAAATGTtcgattcaaaatttattaaaattattataacaaacttttcataagagaaattttgcatttgtttttttatttcatacagAAGT harbors:
- the LOC120427815 gene encoding protein cornichon homolog 4, with product MLPETLVFAIAMLITGAILFLLIYFVIILSDLECDYLNAQQCCSKLNFWVVPKLSAHCFLAFVLLLNGSWILFIANAPMVGWLLYDLIKVPTGNLGIYDPAEIHNRGMVKRHLRDTMIGLGFYMIIFFVYLYCMIIAMLKGDPIRRHEEEDIITEF